A section of the Streptomyces sp. Je 1-369 genome encodes:
- the hppD gene encoding 4-hydroxyphenylpyruvate dioxygenase: MTETTTHTTPDTAREADPFPVKGMDAVVFAVGNAKQAAHYYSTAFGMKLVAYSGPENGSRETASYVLTNGGARFVFTSVIKPSTDWGHFLTSHVAEHGDGVVDLAIEVPDARAAYAYAVEQGARGITEPYEVKDENGKVVLAAIATYGKTRHTLVERTDYDGPYLPGFEAANPIVEPPAKRTFQAIDHCVGNVELGKMNDWVGFYNKVMGFTNMKEFVGDDIATEYSALMSKVVADGTLKVKFPINEPAIAKKKSQIDEYLEFYGGAGVQHIALATNDIVESVRTMRAAGVKFLDTPDSYYDTLGEWAGETRVPVETLRELKILVDRDEDGYLLQIFTKPVQDRPTVFFEMIERHGSMGFGKGNFKALFEAIEREQEKRGNL, translated from the coding sequence ATGACTGAGACCACCACCCACACCACACCCGACACCGCGCGCGAGGCCGACCCCTTCCCGGTCAAGGGAATGGACGCGGTCGTCTTCGCCGTGGGCAACGCCAAGCAGGCGGCGCACTACTACTCCACGGCCTTCGGCATGAAGCTGGTCGCCTACTCCGGACCGGAGAACGGCAGCCGGGAGACCGCCAGTTACGTCCTCACGAACGGCGGTGCGCGCTTCGTCTTCACCTCCGTCATCAAGCCCTCCACGGACTGGGGCCACTTCCTCACCTCCCACGTGGCCGAGCACGGCGACGGCGTCGTCGACCTCGCCATCGAGGTGCCGGACGCGCGCGCCGCGTACGCCTACGCCGTCGAGCAGGGCGCACGGGGCATCACGGAGCCCTACGAGGTCAAGGACGAGAACGGCAAGGTCGTCCTCGCCGCCATCGCCACGTACGGCAAGACCCGCCACACCCTGGTGGAGCGCACCGACTACGACGGGCCGTATCTGCCCGGTTTCGAGGCCGCGAACCCGATCGTCGAGCCCCCGGCCAAGCGGACGTTCCAGGCGATCGACCACTGCGTGGGCAATGTCGAACTCGGCAAGATGAACGACTGGGTCGGCTTCTACAACAAGGTCATGGGCTTCACGAACATGAAGGAGTTCGTGGGCGACGACATCGCGACCGAGTACAGCGCGCTGATGTCGAAGGTGGTCGCCGACGGCACGCTCAAGGTCAAGTTCCCGATCAACGAGCCCGCCATCGCGAAGAAGAAGTCGCAGATCGACGAGTACCTGGAGTTCTACGGCGGCGCGGGCGTCCAGCACATCGCGCTCGCCACGAACGACATCGTGGAGTCCGTCCGCACGATGCGCGCGGCCGGCGTCAAGTTCCTGGACACGCCCGACTCGTACTACGACACGCTCGGCGAGTGGGCCGGCGAGACCCGCGTCCCCGTCGAGACCCTCCGCGAGCTGAAGATCCTCGTCGACCGCGACGAGGACGGCTATCTGCTCCAGATCTTCACCAAGCCGGTCCAGGACCGCCCGACCGTCTTCTTCGAGATGATCGAACGCCACGGCTCGATGGGCTTCGGCAAGGGCAACTTCAAGGCGCTCTTCGAGGCGATCGAGCGCGAGCAGGAGAAGCGCGGCAACCTCTAG